In a single window of the Biomphalaria glabrata chromosome 5, xgBioGlab47.1, whole genome shotgun sequence genome:
- the LOC106070876 gene encoding uncharacterized protein LOC106070876, protein MAAKYITLTASKHPGLQCFWTHSNKYLFFSGTQVTTLHKRCLGSLLYKPLCGGQTLLTSQKLEKLHAGQFSSGPMRHLAKKLGLSTANLDSLEHQMRSIGESVRNLKKSEWRNLVPISLASLLMLYLIRRNSRQKCATAMDADKDSIMLKIHQEEMNNPSKHLLMATGNSVAQEREGGDATPEKNHHSTNICKVMYKPTESAAEHRDAKFPYCITPHRKDSQALNKATPTMKERSESQFPCRRSPAEKFKKECEDNSSQKADSTPCSRLPCRDVVNCEAEEIKEDSQRPCRDVGKCEETAPEENSQRPCRDVQKCEETVPEKDSQRPCLKSSPCCDERKSEETASNKMPCLKSSPCKDVNNEIEVTSLQNDNQNPCSQPTPSCNILNSGDAANEVKYETQPCKEVVDENVEPSIKQSSESNNDKEVCKPTILPCRDSKRKVDSKVANKAKRLIRLSSPEKPSKDKYSIALLENAQVVSQDPKTAEACLTKEQKQDSENDGGYPIKKRSQLNIVHTAGGNAQTAVNDISLLTMCQSNQQNANAGPTTLLENTGPAVNFLTTLNMHQNNDEEIKNSTDPSEVSENADLTANKLASLSTSQNNDDNNAISSGPTAITENADNAVNLNISQNNCDENNGVTARESEPKIRQCEVSAEDIDMDMSTVDKSENPSDKSLSPCTTNPLCYTKKKEADSPKSPSILCLNTVSKDKFCAPDNTKYTRREVIEVSDKACDEIKGEAVL, encoded by the exons ATGGCTGCAAAATATATCACGCTAACAGCTTCCAAACACCCAGGACTTCAGTGCTTCTGGACTCACAGCAACAAATACTTGTTTTTCAGCGGAACGCAAGTAACAACATTACATAAACGATGTTTGGGATCTTTACTATACAAGCCGTTGTGTGGTGGTCAGACTTTGTTAACCAGCCAGAAACTAGAAAAACTTCATGCCGGACAGTTTAGCAGTGGGCCTATGAGGCATCTTGCCAAAAAATTAGGCCTTTCCACTGCTAACTTGGACTCTTTAGAGCATCAGATGAGGAGTATAG GTGAATCTGTGCGGAATCTTAAAAAATCTGAGTGGCGGAACCTTGTGCCCATTTCCTTGGCATCACTCCTAATGTTATATCTGATTAGGAGAAATAGCAGGCAGAAGTGTGCCACTGCCATGGATGCGGATAAAGATTCTATCATGCTGAAAATTCACCAGGAAGAGATGAACAATCCGAGTAAGCATTTGTTGATGGCAACAGGTAACAGTGTTGCCCAGGAAAGAGAAGGTGGCGATGCGACACCCGAGAAGAACCATCACAGCACAAACATTTGCAAAGTGATGTACAAACCAACTGAAAGCGCTGCAGAGCACAGGGATGCTAAATTTCCTTACTGTATTACCCCGCATCGCAAAGATTCTCAGGCTTTGAATAAAGCAACACCTACAATGAAGGAGAGGAGTGAGTCTCAGTTCCCTTGCCGTAGATCACCAGCAGAAAAGTTTAAAAAGGAATGTGAAGATAATTCATCACAGAAAGCTGATTCAACTCCATGCTCTAGATTACCATGCAGAGATGTGGTCAACTGTGAAGCAGAGGAAATAAAAGAGGATTCCCAAAGACCTTGCCGAGATGTAGGCAAGTGTGAAGAAACAGCTCCTGAAGAGAACTCCCAAAGACCCTGCCGAGATGTACAGAAATGTGAAGAAACAGTTCCTGAAAAGGACTCCCAAAGACCATGCTTAAAATCTTCACCCTGTTGTGATGAGCGAAAATCTGAAGAAACAGCATCAAATAAAATGCCCTGTTTGAAATCCTCACCTTGCAAGGATGTGAATAATGAAATTGAGGTAACTTCTCTGCAGAATGATAATCAAAACCCATGCTCTCAGCCTACACCAAGCTGCAATATACTAAATAGTGGAGATGCAGCGAATGAGGTCAAATATGAGACTCAGCCATGTAAAGAAGTGGTGGATGAAAATGTTGAGCCTTCCATAAAACAATCTTCTGAATCAAATAATGACAAAGAGGTCTGTAAGCCTACAATTTTGCCTTGCAGAGACTCCAAGCGAAAAGTTGATTCCAAGGTGGCAAACAAGGCCAAGAGACTAATCAGACTTAGCTCACCAGAAAAGCCATCAAAAGACAAATACAGCATTGCTCTTTTGGAGAATGCTCAAGTTGTAAGTCAGGACCCAAAGACAGCCGAAGCGTGTCTAACTAAGGAGCAGAAGCAAGATTCCGAAAATGATGGAGGCTACCCTATCAAAAAAAGGTCACAGCTGAACATTGTTCACACAGCCGGTGGAAATGCACAAACAGCAGTCAATGATATATCATTGTTGACTATGTGCCAGAGCAATCAGCAGAATGCCAATGCTGGCCCAACCACATTATTGGAGAACACAGGCCCAGCGGTGAACTTTTTAACAACTTTAAACATGCACCAGAACAATGATGAAGAGATTAAAAATAGCACTGATCCCTCTGAGGTATCTGAAAATGCAGACTTGACAGCGAACAAATTAGCTTCCCTGAGCACGAGCCAGAacaatgatgataataatgCCATTAGCAGTGGTCCCACTGCAATAACTGAAAATGCAGACAATGCAGTGAACCTCAATATAAGTCAAAACAACTGTGACGAAAATAATGGGGTTACAGCCAGAGAATCTGAGCCCAAAATCAGACAATGTGAAGTCAGTGCTGAGGACATTGACATGGACATGTCCACTGTGGATAAAAGTGAGAACCCCTCCGACAAGAGCCTTTCCCCTTGTACAACAAACCCACTGTGCTACACTAAGAAGAAGGAAGCAGACTCTCCCAAGTCTCCGTCCATACTGTGCCTCAATACAGTGAGCAAAGACAAGTTCTGTGCCCCGGACAACACTAAATACACTCGGAGAGAAGTTATTGAAGTCAGTGATAAGGCCTGCGATGAAATCAAAGGAGAAGCAGTTCTCTAG